In one window of Deltaproteobacteria bacterium DNA:
- the glyQ gene encoding glycine--tRNA ligase subunit alpha, translating to MTFQDLILNLQGFWAQKGCVLTQSHDMEVGAGTFHPETLLRSLGPEPWKTAYVQPSRRPTDGRYGENPNRLQRYYQFQVILKPSPVNVQALYVESLKALGLNPLEHDIRFVEDDWESPTLGASGLGWEVWLDGMEITQFTYFQIAGSIELSPVTAEITYGLERIAMYLQGVDNVYDLKWNDMGVKYGDLHLMQEKEQSAYNFELADTAMLFAHFADYEKEALKVLDFGLVLPAYEYCLKCSHTFNLLDARGAISVTERTGYIGRIRQLARRSAERFLAQREELGFPLLSGPKMEGSN from the coding sequence ATGACGTTTCAAGACCTGATCCTAAACCTTCAAGGCTTTTGGGCGCAAAAGGGATGCGTGCTCACCCAATCCCACGACATGGAAGTGGGCGCGGGCACCTTCCACCCGGAAACCCTCCTTCGCTCGCTTGGCCCCGAACCCTGGAAAACCGCCTACGTGCAGCCCTCCCGCCGCCCCACCGACGGGCGCTACGGGGAAAATCCCAACCGGCTCCAGCGCTACTACCAGTTCCAGGTGATCCTCAAACCCTCGCCGGTTAACGTCCAGGCCCTTTACGTTGAAAGCCTGAAAGCCCTGGGCCTCAATCCCCTGGAGCACGACATCCGCTTCGTGGAGGACGACTGGGAATCCCCCACCCTGGGAGCCTCCGGCCTAGGCTGGGAGGTCTGGCTGGACGGCATGGAAATCACCCAGTTCACCTATTTTCAGATCGCGGGCTCCATAGAGCTTTCGCCCGTCACCGCCGAGATAACCTACGGCCTGGAGCGCATCGCCATGTACCTTCAGGGCGTGGACAACGTCTATGACCTCAAATGGAATGACATGGGCGTGAAATACGGCGACCTGCACCTGATGCAGGAAAAGGAGCAGAGCGCCTACAACTTCGAACTTGCCGACACGGCCATGCTTTTCGCCCATTTCGCCGACTACGAGAAGGAGGCCTTGAAGGTGCTGGACTTTGGGCTCGTTCTTCCGGCCTACGAATACTGCCTTAAATGCAGCCACACCTTCAACCTCCTGGACGCTCGCGGGGCCATCTCGGTCACCGAGCGCACCGGCTACATAGGGCGAATCCGCCAGCTTGCCCGCCGCAGCGCGGAACGGTTTTTGGCTCAGCGGGAGGAACTGGGCTTTCCCCTCCTTTCCGGCCCGAAAATGGAAGGGAGCAACTGA
- a CDS encoding glycine--tRNA ligase subunit beta yields the protein MKDLLLEIGSEEIPAGYIAPALNAMADKLSRKLAAARVGFGEVKTYGTPRRLAVMVKDVAEKQEAVTTELTGPPKKAAYDSEGKPTIAAVKFAEKAGIPVESLSLKETEKGSYLCAVKEEKGEAVMGLLPEILSSLIGEIPFPKSMRWAALPEYFARPVNSLAALYGSDIVPFSFNTISSGRLTHGHFFMAPSAVSLATPADYVEALKGAKVMVTPSDREKSIKEQVERLAAEAGGHAVGGGEDLLSIVTNLVEFPVAVTGRFSPDYLEVPKEVIIEAMAKHQKYFAVEDEAGNLLPSFIAINNTEVLDTAITVGGHQRVLRARLEDARFFFRADREKKSFDPWVEELSGILFQARLGTVRDKIVRLVELVRFLAREAGVAEDEAAWAERAAKLCKADLASQIVGEFPTLQGVMGRIYAGIFKEPAAVATAIEEHYRPTRSGGELPSTRVGALTALADKLDTLCGCFAVGLIPTGASDPYALRRGAIGIVSILASAKLPLNLSLMVEKSLGLIKTPGINRPEVESKIKGFLKDRLINLMVDQGHSRDVVIAAAAVSIDDVPLLWRRVKALSRLKTLPDFVPLAVAFKRVVNIIAQAKEKGELPGETGPASGLFEKDCEAELVAAFTAVKRKVNQLLDDGDVEAALLAVAGLRPSVDAFFDGVMVMAPDEKIRKNRLAILRDIAALFARFADFSKIST from the coding sequence ATGAAAGACCTTTTGCTCGAAATCGGCTCGGAGGAAATACCCGCCGGATACATAGCCCCGGCACTTAACGCAATGGCCGATAAACTTTCCCGGAAGCTGGCCGCCGCCCGCGTGGGCTTCGGCGAGGTAAAAACATACGGCACGCCAAGGCGTCTTGCGGTGATGGTGAAGGACGTGGCCGAAAAACAGGAGGCCGTCACCACCGAGCTTACCGGCCCCCCCAAGAAGGCGGCTTATGACTCCGAGGGAAAACCGACGATAGCCGCCGTGAAATTCGCCGAAAAGGCAGGAATCCCGGTTGAAAGCCTCAGCCTCAAAGAGACCGAAAAGGGCTCCTACCTGTGCGCGGTGAAGGAGGAAAAAGGCGAGGCCGTCATGGGGCTCCTGCCGGAAATCCTTTCATCCCTGATTGGCGAAATACCCTTTCCCAAGTCCATGCGCTGGGCGGCCCTTCCCGAATACTTCGCCCGGCCCGTCAATTCCCTGGCGGCCCTTTACGGAAGCGACATTGTCCCATTTTCCTTCAACACCATTTCATCGGGTCGCCTTACCCACGGGCATTTTTTCATGGCCCCCAGCGCGGTCAGCCTTGCGACACCAGCCGATTACGTGGAAGCGCTCAAAGGCGCGAAGGTGATGGTGACCCCTTCCGACCGCGAGAAATCAATAAAGGAGCAGGTTGAGCGTCTGGCAGCCGAGGCTGGCGGCCACGCCGTGGGCGGCGGCGAGGACCTCCTTTCCATCGTAACGAACCTCGTGGAGTTCCCTGTGGCCGTCACCGGGCGCTTTTCCCCCGACTACCTGGAAGTGCCCAAGGAAGTCATCATCGAGGCAATGGCCAAGCACCAGAAATACTTCGCGGTGGAGGACGAGGCCGGAAACCTCCTGCCCTCGTTCATCGCCATCAACAACACCGAAGTTCTGGATACCGCCATCACCGTGGGCGGCCACCAAAGGGTTCTTCGGGCGCGCCTTGAGGACGCCAGATTCTTCTTCCGGGCCGACCGCGAAAAAAAATCCTTCGACCCCTGGGTTGAGGAGCTTTCGGGCATCCTGTTCCAGGCCAGGCTCGGCACCGTGCGGGACAAGATCGTGCGGCTGGTGGAACTGGTGCGCTTTCTCGCCCGTGAAGCCGGGGTCGCCGAGGACGAGGCGGCCTGGGCGGAGCGGGCGGCAAAGCTCTGCAAGGCCGACCTCGCAAGCCAGATAGTGGGCGAGTTCCCCACCCTGCAAGGCGTCATGGGCCGCATCTACGCGGGCATTTTCAAGGAACCCGCCGCCGTGGCGACCGCCATCGAGGAGCACTACCGCCCCACCCGAAGCGGCGGCGAGCTTCCATCCACCCGCGTGGGCGCGCTCACGGCCCTTGCCGACAAGCTGGATACCCTCTGCGGCTGTTTCGCCGTGGGCCTCATTCCCACAGGGGCTTCCGACCCCTACGCCCTTAGGCGCGGGGCCATCGGCATAGTCTCCATCCTGGCCTCGGCAAAACTTCCCCTGAACCTCTCCCTCATGGTGGAAAAAAGCCTGGGCCTCATAAAGACCCCCGGCATCAACCGCCCGGAGGTGGAGTCAAAAATCAAGGGCTTCCTGAAGGACCGCCTGATAAATCTGATGGTGGACCAGGGCCATTCCCGCGATGTGGTGATTGCGGCAGCAGCGGTTTCCATAGACGACGTGCCCCTCCTGTGGCGAAGGGTCAAGGCCCTTTCGCGCCTGAAAACCCTGCCGGACTTTGTTCCGCTCGCAGTGGCCTTCAAGCGCGTGGTGAACATCATCGCCCAGGCAAAGGAAAAAGGGGAGCTTCCGGGCGAAACCGGCCCGGCCTCCGGCCTTTTCGAGAAGGACTGCGAAGCCGAACTCGTGGCGGCCTTCACCGCCGTCAAACGAAAGGTGAACCAGCTTCTGGACGATGGCGACGTGGAAGCGGCGCTCCTTGCCGTGGCGGGCCTGCGGCCTTCGGTGGACGCCTTCTTCGACGGAGTCATGGTGATGGCCCCGGACGAGAAAATCCGGAAAAACCGACTTGCAATACTGCGCGACATAGCGGCACTTTTCGCCCGGTTCGCGGACTTTTCCAAAATCTCCACGTAA
- the ligA gene encoding NAD-dependent DNA ligase LigA, with the protein MSDIFEIAEAEKRIAELREIVSRADRLYHGQDAPEIADEEYDRLKRELVDLEARFPQFDSPDSPTHKVGFAPLEKFAPAPHAIPMLSLDNAFSEAEILDFDRRVRKSLETGGGVLYIAEPKTDGLAVEITYENGVMTRAATRGDGVTGEDVTRNVTTIRNIPKTLKASAGSPIPALIEVRGEIYIKKSDFARLNSEREENDLPLFANPRNAAAGSLRQLDSRITAGRPLALMAYGLGLVTGAEFSSQSEMLEVFSGWGLPVNPDILGKIEIDRVINHYAELLARRHQSDYEMDGMVVKVDDTEAQAALGATSKSPRWAIAWKFPAVQEPTTVNDILVSVGRTGALTPVAALEPVNVGGVTVSRASLHNADEVARKNVRKGDRVLIQRAGDVIPEVVKVLDPDRPGRPAPFVMPDRCPVCGSAVDRVPGESAIRCINASCPAQVKETIRHFAGKGAFDVDGLGEKLVSQLVETGLIADASGLFALSLRDLAALPRMAEKSAGNIIAALNAAKKIPLARFLFALGIRNVGEHVGKILARRFKNLENVMAAREGELTEIPEIGPVVAESITAFFSRPENAALIQRLLHLGVIVEEEAGPGAVSAAVSGKTFVLTGTLPTLKRDEAKAKIEAAGGKISGSVSKKTDYVVAGEEAGSKLDKARELNVVVIGEEELLRMIEG; encoded by the coding sequence GTGTCCGATATTTTCGAAATAGCGGAAGCGGAAAAACGGATCGCCGAGCTTCGGGAGATCGTCAGCCGGGCCGACCGCCTGTATCACGGCCAGGACGCCCCGGAAATTGCGGATGAGGAATACGACCGCTTAAAGCGCGAGCTGGTTGACCTTGAAGCAAGGTTTCCGCAGTTCGATTCCCCGGATTCCCCCACCCATAAGGTGGGTTTCGCGCCCCTTGAAAAATTCGCCCCGGCCCCCCACGCCATCCCCATGCTCTCCCTTGACAACGCCTTTTCGGAAGCTGAAATCCTCGATTTCGACCGGAGGGTGCGAAAGAGCCTTGAAACCGGCGGCGGTGTGCTCTACATCGCCGAGCCCAAGACAGACGGGCTTGCCGTTGAAATCACCTACGAAAACGGGGTGATGACGAGGGCCGCCACGCGCGGCGACGGGGTCACGGGCGAGGACGTCACCCGGAACGTAACAACCATTCGCAACATCCCAAAAACTCTGAAAGCGTCGGCTGGCAGCCCGATCCCGGCCCTGATCGAGGTAAGAGGCGAAATTTACATCAAAAAGAGCGATTTCGCCCGGTTGAACTCCGAACGCGAGGAGAACGACCTCCCCCTTTTCGCCAACCCCCGGAACGCGGCGGCGGGCTCCTTAAGGCAGCTTGACAGCCGAATCACCGCAGGCAGGCCGCTGGCCCTCATGGCCTACGGGCTGGGGCTCGTGACCGGCGCGGAGTTTTCATCCCAGTCGGAAATGCTTGAAGTCTTCTCAGGGTGGGGCCTTCCGGTGAACCCCGATATTCTGGGCAAAATCGAAATAGACCGCGTGATAAACCATTATGCCGAGCTTCTGGCCCGCCGCCACCAAAGCGACTACGAGATGGACGGCATGGTGGTGAAGGTGGACGACACGGAAGCCCAGGCCGCCCTTGGAGCCACCTCCAAAAGCCCAAGATGGGCCATAGCGTGGAAGTTCCCTGCCGTGCAGGAGCCCACAACGGTAAACGACATCCTGGTCTCCGTGGGGCGCACGGGGGCCTTGACGCCCGTGGCGGCGCTCGAACCCGTCAACGTGGGCGGGGTCACCGTGAGCCGGGCCAGCCTCCACAACGCCGACGAGGTGGCCAGAAAAAACGTGCGCAAGGGCGACAGGGTCTTAATCCAGCGGGCGGGCGACGTGATCCCCGAAGTGGTGAAGGTGCTCGATCCCGATCGCCCCGGCAGGCCCGCCCCCTTTGTCATGCCCGACAGATGCCCGGTGTGCGGCTCCGCTGTCGACCGCGTGCCCGGCGAGTCGGCCATACGCTGCATAAACGCCTCCTGCCCGGCCCAGGTGAAGGAGACCATCCGCCACTTTGCGGGCAAGGGCGCCTTTGACGTTGACGGCCTGGGGGAAAAACTCGTCTCGCAGCTCGTGGAAACCGGCCTTATAGCGGACGCTTCCGGCCTTTTCGCGCTAAGCCTCCGCGATCTGGCCGCCCTTCCGCGCATGGCGGAAAAATCCGCCGGAAACATAATCGCGGCCCTCAATGCCGCTAAAAAAATTCCGCTGGCCCGCTTTCTTTTCGCCTTGGGCATAAGGAACGTTGGCGAGCACGTGGGGAAAATACTCGCCCGGCGCTTCAAGAACCTGGAAAACGTCATGGCCGCCAGGGAAGGCGAGTTGACGGAAATCCCGGAAATCGGCCCGGTCGTGGCGGAGAGCATCACCGCCTTTTTCAGCCGCCCGGAAAACGCCGCCCTCATTCAAAGGCTTCTCCACCTTGGCGTAATCGTGGAAGAGGAGGCCGGGCCGGGCGCGGTTTCAGCGGCGGTTTCGGGAAAAACCTTCGTCCTCACCGGAACGCTTCCGACCCTCAAGAGGGACGAGGCCAAGGCGAAAATCGAGGCCGCCGGAGGCAAGATTTCCGGGTCGGTCAGCAAAAAGACCGATTACGTGGTGGCTGGCGAGGAAGCGGGAAGCAAGCTCGACAAGGCCCGCGAACTGAACGTGGTCGTCATCGGCGAGGAAGAGCTTCTGCGGATGATCGAGGGATGA